GTCTCCAGGAGGATGTCCAACTTTTCAAGCGCGCCCTGGAGCGGGTCGACGATTTCGTGGTCCGCAGGATCTGGCTGCGCAACGGGGCGGGAGTCGCGCTGCTCTTCATCGAGGGGCTGGTGGACACCCGGGCGGTGCAGGAATTCGTCCTGGCTCCCATCCTGCGGGTGCGCAGCGAGCAGCTGCCCCGCGGCCGCAACCTGCAAAGGGTGCTCACGGAGCGCGTCCTGCCCACCACGGGCAACATGCGGGCCCGGACCATCGACAGCCTGCTCAAGGGCATCCTCTCCGGCAGCGTGGTGCTCCTGGTGGACGGCTGCACCGACGCGCTCAACATCGACATGCGCAAGCTGCCCGAGCGGTCCGTGGAAGAACCCACCATGGAGCCCGTCATCCGCGGGCCTCGGGATGGCTTCACGGAAGACTTTCAGACCAACATCAGCCTGATCCGCCGGCGGCTGGCGGACATCCGCTTCAAGGTCGAACAGGTACGGGTGGGCCGGGTCACCCACACCCGGGTGGCTGTTTGCTACCTCCAGGGCATCGCCAACCCCCACCTGGTCACCGAGGTGAAGAGCCGTCTCCACCGCATCGAGGCCGACGGCATCCTGGAGAGCGGCTACATCGAGGAGTGGATCGAGGACAACCCCCGCTCCATCTTTCCCCAGATCCTGCACACGGAACGGCCCGACGTGGTGGCCGGCGCCCTGCTGGAGGGCCGGGTGGCCATCGTGACCGACGGCACGCCCTTTGTGCTGGTGGTGCCGGTTTCCTTGTGGACGTTCCTGCAGACGGCGGAGGACTACAACGTGCGGTTCGCGGCCACCACCGCCCTGCGCTGGTTGCGCTACCTGTTCGCCCTGGTAGCGCTGCTCCTGCCGTCCCTATACGTTGCCGTGACCACTTACCATCCCGAGATGCTGCCCACGCCGCTGCTGATGACCGTAGCCGCGACCCGCGAGGGCATACCCTTTCCCGCCGTGGTGGAGGCCCTGCTGGTGGAGATCATCTTCGAAGCCCTGCGGGAGGCCGGGGTGCGCCTGCCCCGCACCATCGGCCAGACGGTCGGCATCGTGGGCGCCATCGTCATCGGCGAGGCGGCCGTCATGGCAGGTATCGTGTCGGCGCCCATGGTGATCATCGTAGCCATCACGGGCATTGCCAACTTCACCATTGCCCGGTTCAACCTGGCCTTTGCCATCCGGCTCCTGCGCTTTCCCCTGATGCTGCTGGCGGGCATGTTCGGCCTGTACGGGGTCATCCTGGGGCTCATGGGTATCGTGATCCACCTGGCCGGCCTGCGCTCGTTCGGCTACCCCTACCTAGCACCCGTCGCCCCGCTCAACGCACCCGACCTCAAGGACGTGGCCGTGCGGGTGCCCCACTGGGCCATGACCCGGCGGCCCACCCACGTGGCTCGCCGCAACTGGCGCCGCGCCCGGCCAGGTTTGCAGCCCAGCGCCCGGCGCTGGCC
This is a stretch of genomic DNA from Thermaerobacter sp. PB12/4term. It encodes these proteins:
- a CDS encoding spore germination protein; the protein is MPLFFRPGPWYQKPGGQDKDWRHLEGSLRHLEASLQDLRSTLDRTLLLEHRSLTGRLQEDVQLFKRALERVDDFVVRRIWLRNGAGVALLFIEGLVDTRAVQEFVLAPILRVRSEQLPRGRNLQRVLTERVLPTTGNMRARTIDSLLKGILSGSVVLLVDGCTDALNIDMRKLPERSVEEPTMEPVIRGPRDGFTEDFQTNISLIRRRLADIRFKVEQVRVGRVTHTRVAVCYLQGIANPHLVTEVKSRLHRIEADGILESGYIEEWIEDNPRSIFPQILHTERPDVVAGALLEGRVAIVTDGTPFVLVVPVSLWTFLQTAEDYNVRFAATTALRWLRYLFALVALLLPSLYVAVTTYHPEMLPTPLLMTVAATREGIPFPAVVEALLVEIIFEALREAGVRLPRTIGQTVGIVGAIVIGEAAVMAGIVSAPMVIIVAITGIANFTIARFNLAFAIRLLRFPLMLLAGMFGLYGVILGLMGIVIHLAGLRSFGYPYLAPVAPLNAPDLKDVAVRVPHWAMTRRPTHVARRNWRRARPGLQPSARRWPGLGGAP